One genomic window of Thermodesulfobacteriota bacterium includes the following:
- a CDS encoding MFS transporter: protein MGVWVDLYQRRFYYGWVIVALASISMAFWYAFRTSFSLFFVALIDHFQWSRAETAGVQSLGMLVYMVMAPLVGYLVDRIGPRRVLLPGVLLMGLGLLLCTQIDSLFDFYFYFGIIAGVGVTCLSISPFTALLSHWFEKKRGTANGLASLGIGLGPLVFAPLLQYLIQARGWAFAFSIFGLLVFAIPLPLIALFLRHRPEDLGLHVDGVSSPPCPTPRRERWPEGQPGLKELIPSLRFWSFLLFPSLAIFSVYIVMVHHVRYLIDLGIDRIEAASLLASIGALSAGFRFFWGWISDRWGRERTYTSGVICLALGILFLILFQPLSLPFLLYLFALLFAAGWGSMAPMFMSIAGDLYKGRRFGLIYGMLEGMIGIGAAAGAWVAGLLFDRTQTYLYSFLLAILASLASLLLVWHVAPRKYRRDPTALPC from the coding sequence ATGGGAGTTTGGGTCGATCTCTACCAGAGACGCTTCTATTATGGATGGGTCATCGTCGCCCTGGCCTCGATCTCCATGGCCTTCTGGTATGCTTTTCGGACCTCCTTCTCTCTCTTCTTCGTGGCCTTGATCGACCACTTTCAATGGAGTCGTGCCGAGACCGCCGGGGTCCAATCCCTCGGGATGCTGGTTTACATGGTGATGGCTCCTCTGGTGGGCTACCTGGTCGACCGGATCGGACCTCGAAGGGTCCTCCTTCCCGGCGTCCTGCTGATGGGATTGGGCCTCCTCCTCTGCACCCAGATCGACTCCCTCTTCGATTTCTATTTCTATTTCGGAATCATCGCAGGGGTCGGGGTCACCTGTCTCAGCATCTCTCCCTTTACAGCCCTCCTTTCCCACTGGTTCGAAAAAAAACGGGGAACGGCCAATGGCCTTGCCAGCCTGGGCATCGGGTTGGGCCCTCTCGTCTTTGCCCCCCTCCTTCAATATCTGATCCAAGCCAGGGGGTGGGCGTTTGCTTTTTCGATCTTTGGCCTGCTCGTCTTTGCCATTCCCCTTCCCTTGATCGCCCTTTTCTTGAGGCATAGACCTGAAGACCTCGGACTTCATGTCGACGGGGTGTCCTCCCCTCCCTGCCCGACGCCCCGAAGAGAACGGTGGCCCGAAGGCCAGCCAGGGCTCAAGGAGCTGATACCGTCCTTGAGATTTTGGTCCTTCTTGCTCTTCCCCTCCTTGGCGATCTTTAGCGTATACATCGTCATGGTTCACCATGTGCGTTACTTGATCGACCTTGGGATAGACCGGATCGAGGCCGCCTCCCTTTTGGCCTCCATAGGAGCCCTCTCGGCTGGATTTCGATTCTTCTGGGGGTGGATTTCCGACCGGTGGGGCCGAGAGAGGACCTACACCTCTGGGGTGATCTGCCTGGCTTTGGGCATCCTTTTTCTGATTCTTTTTCAGCCCCTCTCCCTTCCCTTCCTCCTCTATCTTTTTGCCCTCCTCTTCGCGGCGGGTTGGGGGTCCATGGCCCCGATGTTCATGTCCATTGCGGGCGATCTCTATAAGGGAAGACGTTTCGGGTTGATCTACGGGATGCTCGAGGGCATGATCGGGATCGGTGCGGCGGCCGGGGCCTGGGTGGCGGGACTCCTTTTCGACCGAACCCAAACCTATCTCTATTCTTTTCTCCTGGCGATCCTCGCCTCCCTCGCCTCCCTCCTCTTGGTCTGGCACGTGGCCCCCCGAAAGTATCGAAGAGATCCCACCGCTCTCCCCTGCTGA
- a CDS encoding acyl-CoA dehydrogenase family protein, whose amino-acid sequence METQDRYTSLRQDVRRIVAEEVKHRAREIEESDQFPFDMANRFFEEGYLQLLIPKEMGGQQGDITSFCILAEEVAKVSASLSLLIIVQSVGTLPVLIASDDRQRRLLCSQIVKDRLIMAFCLTEPHAGSDVASLQMKATRQGEGYLLNGKKSFVTNGGIADRYVVFAKTDPSRGRRGISAFYIEKDRKGLSFSPKDDKIGMRGIPSCTITFRDVSIPSEHRIGQEGEGFKIAMETLNRSRPAIGAQALGIAESAMEVAVVFAMRRRQFGKPIAKLEGMQFMLAEMATLIESAKALVYKAAHHLDHGLPHATKYSAMCKYFASDVAMKIATDAVQILGGYGCLRNSNLERTMRDAKITQIYEGTNQVQRFVVAEQLIKEYLETYGTQRDWVEFF is encoded by the coding sequence ATGGAAACACAGGACCGATATACATCCCTCCGGCAGGACGTGAGGAGGATCGTGGCGGAGGAGGTCAAACATAGGGCGAGAGAGATCGAGGAGAGCGACCAGTTTCCCTTCGATATGGCAAATCGATTTTTTGAGGAAGGATATCTTCAACTCCTGATTCCGAAGGAGATGGGGGGCCAACAGGGGGATATCACCTCCTTCTGCATCCTCGCCGAAGAGGTGGCCAAGGTTTCGGCCTCGCTCTCCCTTCTGATCATCGTCCAGAGCGTCGGGACCCTACCGGTCCTGATCGCCTCCGATGACAGGCAGCGGCGCCTTCTCTGTTCTCAGATCGTTAAGGACCGCCTCATCATGGCCTTCTGCCTCACCGAACCCCACGCGGGATCTGATGTGGCCTCCCTCCAGATGAAGGCGACCCGGCAGGGCGAGGGTTATCTCCTCAACGGAAAAAAGAGCTTTGTCACCAACGGAGGGATAGCCGATCGGTATGTGGTCTTCGCCAAAACCGACCCCAGCCGGGGGAGGCGAGGGATCTCGGCCTTTTACATCGAGAAAGATCGAAAGGGATTGTCCTTCAGCCCCAAGGATGACAAGATCGGGATGAGGGGCATCCCCTCCTGCACGATCACCTTCCGGGACGTCTCCATCCCGTCTGAGCATCGGATCGGCCAAGAGGGGGAAGGGTTTAAGATCGCGATGGAGACGCTCAACCGTTCTCGACCGGCCATCGGGGCCCAGGCCCTGGGGATCGCGGAAAGTGCCATGGAGGTGGCCGTCGTCTTCGCCATGAGACGGAGGCAATTTGGGAAACCCATCGCTAAACTCGAAGGCATGCAGTTCATGCTGGCCGAAATGGCCACCCTCATCGAATCGGCCAAAGCCCTCGTCTACAAGGCGGCTCATCACCTTGACCACGGGCTACCCCATGCGACCAAGTATTCGGCCATGTGCAAATACTTCGCCTCGGACGTGGCCATGAAGATCGCCACCGATGCCGTTCAGATCCTCGGGGGATATGGCTGCTTGAGAAACAGCAACCTCGAGAGGACGATGCGGGATGCCAAGATCACCCAAATCTATGAAGGAACCAACCAAGTCCAGCGCTTTGTCGTCGCCGAACAGCTCATCAAGGAGTATCTCGAAACCTACGGAACCCAGAGGGACTGGGTAGAATTTTTTTGA
- a CDS encoding response regulator transcription factor → MTKPILIIEDEKDIADLIEYHLTQSGFQVLQTQSGPSGLEQARRLRPALIVLDLMLPGMDGRDLCRALKSDPATRSIPIVMLTAKAEEVDRIVGFEIGADDYVTKPFSPRELVLRIKAILRRKTEPGEAEKVIQVEDLLIDVERHVVSLKGKPIPLTSTEFKLLLELASHRGRVKTRQYLLDRVWGYTYEGYARTVDTHIRRLREKLGPAGDWIETIRGVGYRFREEEE, encoded by the coding sequence CTGACCAAGCCTATTCTCATCATCGAGGATGAAAAGGACATCGCCGATCTGATCGAATACCATCTGACCCAATCGGGGTTCCAGGTCCTCCAGACCCAGAGCGGTCCCTCCGGACTGGAGCAGGCCAGAAGGCTTCGCCCTGCCCTCATCGTCCTTGACCTGATGCTTCCGGGCATGGATGGGAGAGATCTCTGCCGTGCTTTGAAATCGGATCCCGCCACCCGGTCGATTCCCATCGTCATGCTCACCGCCAAGGCGGAGGAGGTGGATCGCATCGTGGGCTTCGAAATCGGGGCGGATGATTACGTCACCAAACCTTTCAGCCCGAGGGAGTTGGTCCTCCGGATCAAAGCGATCCTGAGAAGGAAGACCGAACCCGGGGAAGCCGAAAAGGTCATCCAGGTGGAAGACCTGCTGATCGATGTGGAACGCCATGTCGTTTCCCTCAAGGGGAAGCCGATCCCTTTGACCTCTACCGAGTTCAAACTCCTTCTCGAATTGGCCTCCCATCGCGGTCGGGTCAAAACCCGCCAATATCTCCTCGATCGGGTATGGGGGTACACCTACGAAGGCTACGCACGCACCGTCGACACCCACATTCGGCGATTGAGGGAGAAGCTCGGACCGGCAGGCGACTGGATTGAAACCATTCGGGGCGTGGGTTACCGGTTTCGGGAAGAGGAAGAATGA
- a CDS encoding cell wall metabolism sensor histidine kinase WalK: protein MRIQIKGRGLARVGMTFFLFLLLQWGMITFLRMSFPLSSLVSLIVLTPLAYLFLMPSQKNRPPSSGPSDPSEKTGPDLLQEIFREKEYLQIILKGMTEGVLVVDGEGRIQMVNEALQRFFPLPPEVVDKTPLEVIRNVELAEAFRQALTEGKTTSFELALPSFPEKWFEVTVVPIPSTPSPSKTGRKRGGAIGVFHDISRLKKLERIRQDFVANVSHELRTPLTTIKGYAETLLEGALKEEVAYSFVEVIKKHTDRLTQIVEDLLTLSKIESKEFHLAPEPLSLSEALEEAWESIEVSARKKKISLVKPEGLGEVVVQADRKYLTQILINLLDNAIKYNREGGEVRIEVARRGGKEFQISIHDNGIGIPKEDLPRIFERFYRVDKGRSKELGGTGLGLSIVKHLVQAHGGTVWAESQLEKGSTFHFTLPCDPQRF from the coding sequence ATGAGGATCCAGATCAAGGGACGCGGGCTGGCCCGGGTGGGCATGACCTTTTTCCTCTTCCTCCTCCTCCAATGGGGGATGATCACGTTCCTCCGAATGTCCTTCCCTCTGTCTTCTTTGGTCAGCTTGATCGTGCTCACCCCCCTGGCCTACCTCTTCCTGATGCCTTCCCAAAAAAATCGCCCCCCCTCTTCGGGACCGAGCGATCCATCCGAAAAAACCGGACCGGACCTCCTTCAAGAAATCTTCAGGGAGAAGGAGTATCTCCAAATCATCTTGAAAGGCATGACCGAAGGGGTCTTGGTGGTCGATGGGGAGGGCCGCATCCAGATGGTGAACGAAGCCTTGCAAAGGTTCTTTCCGCTTCCCCCGGAGGTGGTCGATAAAACCCCCTTGGAGGTGATCCGAAACGTCGAGTTGGCGGAGGCCTTCCGACAGGCCCTCACCGAAGGAAAGACGACCTCCTTCGAATTGGCCCTCCCTTCCTTCCCCGAGAAATGGTTCGAGGTCACCGTCGTTCCCATCCCTTCGACGCCCTCTCCCTCTAAAACCGGCCGAAAACGCGGTGGGGCGATCGGCGTCTTTCACGATATCAGCCGGCTCAAGAAGCTGGAGCGAATTCGGCAGGACTTCGTGGCCAATGTCTCCCATGAGTTGCGCACCCCTTTGACGACCATCAAAGGTTATGCCGAAACGCTCCTCGAGGGGGCCTTGAAGGAGGAGGTGGCCTACTCCTTTGTCGAGGTCATCAAAAAACATACCGACCGGTTGACCCAGATCGTGGAGGACCTCCTCACCCTTTCGAAGATCGAGTCCAAAGAGTTCCACCTCGCCCCCGAACCCCTTTCGCTCTCAGAGGCCCTGGAGGAGGCTTGGGAGTCGATCGAGGTCTCGGCCCGTAAAAAGAAGATCTCTCTCGTCAAACCCGAGGGGTTAGGGGAGGTCGTGGTCCAGGCGGACCGGAAGTATCTGACCCAGATTTTGATCAACCTCCTCGATAATGCCATCAAATATAATCGGGAGGGGGGGGAAGTCAGAATCGAGGTGGCCCGGAGGGGAGGCAAGGAATTCCAGATCTCCATCCATGACAACGGGATCGGCATTCCCAAGGAGGACCTTCCGAGGATCTTCGAACGCTTCTACCGAGTCGATAAAGGGAGGTCGAAGGAGTTAGGGGGAACAGGATTGGGCCTGTCCATCGTCAAACATCTGGTCCAGGCCCACGGGGGCACCGTCTGGGCGGAGAGTCAGCTGGAGAAAGGATCGACCTTCCACTTCACCCTTCCCTGCGACCCTCAGAGATTTTGA
- a CDS encoding ACT domain-containing protein, giving the protein MERRTQLSVILNNAPGELAKMCQILKEAHINILAMSIQNAKDSVKELFNMREKTGRRIALAESYRGILKDSADYSLIRILVDKPEVAEKVLLEANHLVHLDEVLVFRLLNRPGMLGRVASRFGEAKVNIDYIYGSAMEEQPEALFVVHIAESDFERVKDLFQNL; this is encoded by the coding sequence ATGGAGAGGAGGACCCAACTTTCGGTCATACTGAACAATGCTCCCGGAGAACTGGCCAAGATGTGCCAGATCTTGAAGGAGGCCCATATCAACATCTTGGCGATGAGCATCCAGAATGCGAAGGATTCGGTCAAAGAGCTTTTTAATATGAGGGAGAAGACGGGGCGACGCATTGCCCTGGCCGAGAGCTATCGGGGCATCTTGAAAGACTCTGCGGATTACTCGTTGATTCGAATCTTGGTGGATAAACCCGAAGTGGCCGAGAAGGTGCTCCTCGAGGCCAATCACCTCGTCCATCTGGATGAGGTTCTGGTTTTCCGGCTGCTCAACCGTCCGGGAATGCTCGGCCGGGTCGCCAGTCGCTTTGGAGAGGCCAAGGTCAACATAGACTATATTTACGGGTCGGCCATGGAAGAACAGCCCGAGGCCCTGTTCGTCGTCCACATCGCCGAATCGGATTTCGAACGGGTAAAGGATCTCTTTCAAAATCTCTGA
- a CDS encoding response regulator, whose amino-acid sequence MNRWLRCDLHIHTTWSDGELPLDRVIRLYGEAGFDAIAITDHLFDTQSPRSLEIYEEGKSVQDLNRYFKSIDEMAKKAREAYDLLILPGLEICNLVEDYHILGIDLREGVNPNQSAEEVIRQIHEQGGLAIASHPPLKLSYFLNGDLESLHRHPLRLWTHRDRYAGQIDAWEIGNGEDLFGDVGLERFPYLANSDFHKPHHLYSWKSLIFAEKEKESLKKAIGAKQVAIFFFENPQRQGRAFLGKRPTPSKTRGGQMAQTNRGKILIADDEKDLVEMLAYHFERRGYQVLKAFDGYEAWEKITSEPPDLLILDLMMPHLDGWELCRLIRQSEHGPTRSIGILMLTARAMEEDKIQGLEMGADDYLSKPFSLNELMLRAEKLVGKKRSFDQLQEERKNLQTALEVKEAQVKQVVHDLKSPLLSIGCSAKRMLRRTEDPETAQILRSILDGSLHLTRWIDEILLSQNLRESNWKDFCREVEGRSLVQEAIRLLHMMAEEKGVEIAFCAPPPYLKLSLHEPLMLRALVNLLANAIRYSHPGGKVEVTLRHYLNRRGSGVMELTIQDHGVGIPEEDLGKIFEPYYRGKNVRDGEGRGIGLTFAKEVIELHGGKILVQSELGKGSTFYLLLPIREAPQEAPESIGPSPSDPHLTPS is encoded by the coding sequence ATGAACAGATGGCTTCGATGCGATCTCCACATCCACACCACCTGGAGCGACGGCGAGTTGCCTCTGGACCGGGTCATTCGACTTTACGGGGAAGCGGGGTTCGACGCCATCGCCATCACCGATCACCTCTTCGACACCCAGTCCCCCAGGAGCCTCGAAATCTACGAGGAGGGCAAATCGGTTCAGGACCTCAATCGCTATTTTAAATCGATCGACGAGATGGCCAAGAAAGCGAGGGAGGCCTATGACCTCCTGATCCTCCCGGGCTTAGAAATCTGCAACTTAGTCGAAGATTATCACATCCTCGGGATCGACTTAAGAGAGGGGGTCAATCCGAATCAGTCCGCAGAAGAGGTCATCCGTCAAATCCACGAGCAGGGTGGCCTGGCCATCGCCTCCCATCCCCCTCTGAAGCTCTCTTATTTTCTCAACGGAGATCTCGAATCCCTTCATCGCCATCCCCTTCGCCTCTGGACGCATCGAGACCGCTATGCCGGTCAGATCGACGCCTGGGAGATCGGAAACGGCGAAGACCTGTTTGGAGATGTGGGATTGGAACGATTCCCCTATCTGGCCAACTCCGATTTTCACAAACCCCATCACCTCTACTCCTGGAAATCGCTCATTTTCGCAGAAAAAGAGAAGGAGAGTCTCAAGAAGGCCATCGGGGCGAAGCAGGTGGCGATCTTCTTCTTTGAAAATCCACAACGGCAAGGGAGGGCCTTCCTGGGGAAGAGGCCCACTCCTTCCAAAACCAGGGGAGGCCAAATGGCGCAAACCAATCGCGGGAAAATCTTGATCGCGGACGACGAGAAGGATCTGGTCGAAATGCTGGCCTATCATTTCGAGCGGAGGGGGTATCAGGTCCTCAAAGCCTTCGATGGGTATGAGGCCTGGGAAAAGATCACCTCCGAGCCTCCCGATCTTCTGATCCTCGATCTGATGATGCCCCATCTGGATGGGTGGGAACTCTGCCGGCTAATCCGCCAGAGCGAGCACGGGCCCACCCGGAGCATCGGGATCCTGATGCTGACCGCGCGGGCGATGGAGGAGGACAAGATCCAAGGGCTCGAAATGGGAGCCGATGACTACCTCTCCAAACCCTTCTCCCTAAATGAGCTGATGTTACGCGCGGAAAAGCTGGTAGGGAAGAAGCGATCCTTTGATCAATTGCAGGAGGAGAGAAAGAACCTTCAGACGGCTCTGGAGGTGAAGGAGGCCCAGGTGAAACAGGTGGTCCACGATTTGAAGTCCCCTCTCCTGTCGATCGGATGTTCTGCTAAACGAATGCTCCGTCGCACGGAGGACCCGGAGACGGCCCAGATCCTTCGGTCCATCCTCGACGGAAGCCTCCACCTGACCCGCTGGATCGACGAGATCCTCCTGTCCCAAAATCTGAGGGAATCCAACTGGAAGGACTTCTGCCGGGAGGTCGAGGGAAGGTCACTCGTCCAGGAAGCCATCCGCCTCCTCCACATGATGGCTGAAGAAAAAGGGGTGGAGATCGCCTTTTGCGCTCCCCCTCCCTATCTGAAACTCTCCCTCCACGAGCCCCTGATGCTTCGGGCCTTGGTCAACCTCCTTGCCAATGCCATAAGATACTCGCACCCGGGAGGGAAGGTGGAAGTGACCCTCCGTCACTATTTGAACCGAAGGGGTTCGGGCGTGATGGAGCTGACGATTCAGGACCACGGGGTGGGCATCCCGGAAGAGGACCTGGGAAAGATCTTCGAACCCTACTACCGGGGGAAGAACGTTCGGGACGGAGAGGGAAGGGGCATCGGACTGACCTTCGCCAAAGAGGTCATCGAGTTACATGGGGGAAAGATCCTGGTTCAGAGCGAACTGGGAAAGGGAAGCACGTTTTATCTCTTGTTACCCATCCGGGAGGCGCCACAAGAGGCCCCCGAAAGCATCGGTCCGTCGCCCTCGGACCCTCATCTCACCCCTTCGTGA
- a CDS encoding response regulator transcription factor — protein sequence MNPILVVEDDPDIARLVEYQFRQAGFPIATAPDGTTALEQVKRSKPPLIILDLMLPDMDGKEICRAMKANPSTRSIPILILTAKAEEVDRIVGFELGADDYVTKPFSPKELVLRVKAILNRKQTQEEGETLFEIGDLVIDVERHRVMVGKKPVPLTHTEFKLLVELVSKRGRVLTREVLLDRVWGYTYEGYARTVDTHVRRLRDKLGPERDRIETVRGVGYRFRERDSEEEPQSF from the coding sequence ATGAATCCCATTCTGGTTGTCGAGGATGACCCGGATATTGCGCGATTGGTGGAATATCAGTTCAGACAAGCTGGGTTTCCCATCGCCACGGCCCCCGACGGGACGACCGCCCTTGAACAGGTCAAACGGTCCAAGCCACCCCTCATCATCTTAGACTTGATGCTCCCGGACATGGATGGGAAAGAGATCTGTCGGGCGATGAAGGCCAATCCCTCCACCCGTTCCATCCCGATCTTGATCCTTACCGCGAAGGCGGAAGAGGTGGATCGCATCGTCGGATTCGAATTGGGCGCCGACGATTACGTCACCAAACCCTTCAGTCCCAAAGAACTGGTCCTGAGGGTCAAGGCGATCCTGAATCGAAAGCAGACCCAGGAGGAGGGCGAAACACTTTTTGAGATCGGCGATCTGGTGATTGACGTGGAGAGGCACCGGGTCATGGTCGGCAAGAAACCCGTCCCGTTGACCCATACCGAATTTAAACTCCTGGTTGAGCTGGTCTCGAAGAGGGGAAGGGTGCTGACGAGGGAGGTGCTCCTCGATCGGGTCTGGGGATACACCTACGAAGGTTATGCAAGGACCGTGGATACCCATGTCCGGCGATTGAGAGACAAGCTTGGACCTGAGAGAGACCGTATCGAGACGGTCAGGGGGGTCGGATACCGGTTTCGAGAGCGGGACTCAGAGGAGGAGCCTCAATCGTTCTAA
- a CDS encoding arsenate reductase ArsC produces the protein MEKIKVLFICAHNSARSQMAEAWANHLCGDWIEADSAGLEPGTLNPLAIEVMREVGIDISHKKPKSVFELVKAGKLYAYVITVCDEASAGRCPVFPGVTKRLHWSFPDPAELTGTEEERLERVRKIRDDICGAVEEFCQMVRGKR, from the coding sequence ATGGAAAAAATTAAGGTTCTTTTTATCTGTGCCCATAACAGCGCCCGCAGCCAGATGGCCGAGGCATGGGCCAATCATCTCTGTGGCGATTGGATTGAGGCCGACAGCGCCGGCCTCGAACCCGGGACCCTCAACCCATTGGCGATCGAGGTGATGAGAGAGGTCGGGATCGATATCTCCCATAAAAAGCCCAAGAGCGTCTTCGAGCTGGTCAAGGCAGGAAAACTCTATGCTTATGTCATCACCGTCTGCGATGAGGCCAGTGCTGGCCGTTGCCCGGTCTTTCCAGGGGTGACCAAGCGCCTGCACTGGAGCTTTCCCGACCCCGCGGAACTGACCGGAACAGAAGAGGAAAGATTGGAGAGGGTGAGGAAGATCCGGGATGACATCTGTGGGGCCGTCGAAGAGTTCTGTCAAATGGTGAGGGGCAAGAGGTAA
- a CDS encoding sugar phosphate isomerase/epimerase: MFQIGCKIDEVRIDGDLEALRRDLQHFADLGMEAVEIPVHGVDAIKGGLPDERRFREVQRILNDFDFSYSVHSPNPLNLMDQWNPEIHYSVFKASLEFTLSIGSRILVYHAGRFVPEETFPVRNGTPLPKQVADRLMEIERERILRLSEEYPQIVICIENARPYLHHSPYCYGEKMEWLLDQVTRIGRPNVRINLDLGHLYMAALFYRFDPVEAVRAAAPLIAHTHVHDNYGGAIYYHEKIQTHQIPFGRGDAHMPVGWGEIPIADLLSVYLPSYEGMFIMELRNRYFRHLGESRENLRAVIETCLKSEA, from the coding sequence TTGTTCCAGATCGGTTGCAAGATCGATGAGGTTCGGATCGACGGAGACCTGGAGGCCCTGCGGAGGGACCTTCAGCACTTTGCCGACCTTGGGATGGAAGCGGTGGAGATTCCGGTCCACGGGGTCGATGCCATCAAAGGAGGCCTTCCGGATGAGCGGAGGTTTCGAGAGGTCCAACGGATTCTAAACGACTTCGATTTTTCCTACAGCGTCCATAGCCCCAACCCATTAAATTTGATGGACCAGTGGAATCCGGAGATCCACTATTCGGTCTTCAAGGCGAGCCTCGAATTTACCCTGTCCATCGGATCCCGTATTCTGGTCTACCACGCGGGCCGATTCGTTCCCGAAGAGACCTTCCCCGTTCGTAACGGCACCCCCCTCCCTAAGCAGGTGGCCGATCGTTTAATGGAGATCGAGAGGGAACGGATCTTACGGCTTTCGGAGGAATACCCCCAGATCGTGATCTGTATCGAAAACGCCAGGCCCTACCTCCATCATAGTCCCTATTGTTATGGCGAGAAGATGGAGTGGCTACTTGATCAGGTCACCCGGATCGGCAGGCCCAATGTCAGGATCAATCTGGATTTAGGCCATCTCTATATGGCCGCCCTCTTTTATCGCTTTGACCCGGTGGAGGCTGTCCGGGCCGCCGCCCCTCTTATCGCCCATACCCATGTCCACGATAATTACGGGGGGGCTATCTATTACCATGAGAAGATCCAAACCCATCAAATCCCCTTCGGACGGGGGGACGCCCACATGCCGGTGGGGTGGGGGGAGATCCCGATCGCCGACCTCTTGTCCGTTTACCTTCCCTCCTACGAGGGAATGTTCATCATGGAGCTTCGAAACCGATACTTCCGTCATCTCGGGGAGTCAAGAGAAAATTTAAGGGCCGTGATCGAGACCTGCTTGAAATCGGAGGCCTGA
- a CDS encoding alpha-D-ribose 1-methylphosphonate 5-triphosphate diphosphatase, whose amino-acid sequence MSHEVILTRARIVTPKEVFEGTLLVRRGLIEAVDTGRSHLPQAIDLEGDFLLPGLIELHTDHLETHVVPRPGVRWPPLAAILSHDAAVVTAGITTVFDALAIGDLVENSTRMRDLDEMMSAVLAAQERGFLRADHLLHLRCEVGYPHTLEIFERLVPHPLVKLVSLMDHTPGQRQFTSLAKMVQYYQGRYGLSDEEMRRLIETRQSNQRLYASRHRKAILGLCKERQLPVASHDDTTSEHVAEAASEGIVLCEFPTTIEAAKAARSFGLRILMGAPNLILGGSHSGNVSARELGKRGLLDLLSSDYVPSSLLHGAYLLYQELGLSLPEAVATVTLHPAQVSDLRDRGAIEEGKRADLLQVRWEPPIPVIKGVWKRGLKIF is encoded by the coding sequence ATGAGCCATGAAGTGATCCTGACCCGTGCGAGGATCGTGACACCGAAGGAGGTGTTTGAGGGGACCCTCCTGGTCCGCCGAGGCCTTATCGAGGCGGTGGATACGGGAAGGAGTCATCTGCCCCAGGCGATCGATTTGGAGGGCGATTTTCTTCTCCCGGGCCTGATCGAACTCCATACCGACCACCTCGAGACCCACGTGGTCCCACGGCCCGGGGTGAGATGGCCCCCCTTGGCGGCGATCCTTTCCCACGACGCGGCCGTGGTGACGGCAGGCATCACGACCGTCTTCGACGCCCTGGCCATCGGAGACCTCGTGGAGAACAGCACCCGAATGAGGGACCTCGACGAAATGATGTCGGCGGTTTTGGCCGCCCAGGAGCGGGGTTTCCTCAGGGCGGATCACCTGTTGCACCTTCGGTGCGAGGTCGGTTATCCCCATACCCTCGAGATCTTCGAGAGACTGGTTCCCCATCCCTTGGTGAAACTGGTCTCCTTGATGGATCATACCCCGGGACAACGACAGTTCACCAGCCTGGCGAAGATGGTCCAGTATTATCAGGGAAGGTATGGTCTGAGCGATGAGGAGATGAGGCGGTTGATCGAGACCCGGCAGTCGAATCAGAGACTCTATGCCTCCCGTCACAGAAAGGCCATCTTGGGGCTCTGCAAAGAGCGCCAGCTGCCGGTCGCAAGCCACGACGATACCACCTCCGAGCATGTCGCCGAGGCCGCCTCCGAGGGGATCGTCCTTTGTGAATTTCCCACGACGATCGAGGCCGCCAAGGCGGCCCGATCCTTCGGATTGAGGATTCTGATGGGCGCTCCCAACCTCATCCTCGGGGGATCCCATTCGGGCAATGTCTCTGCGAGGGAGTTAGGCAAAAGAGGGTTGCTCGACCTCCTCTCGTCGGATTATGTCCCCTCCAGTCTCCTTCACGGCGCCTATCTCCTCTATCAAGAGTTGGGCCTCTCCTTGCCCGAGGCTGTGGCGACCGTGACGCTCCATCCCGCCCAGGTATCGGACCTCAGGGACCGTGGGGCGATTGAGGAGGGAAAGCGGGCCGATCTCCTCCAGGTGAGATGGGAGCCCCCCATCCCGGTGATCAAGGGCGTATGGAAAAGGGGTTTGAAAATATTTTAG